A genomic region of uncultured Treponema sp. contains the following coding sequences:
- the smpB gene encoding SsrA-binding protein SmpB, translated as MEEARKTVAQNRKAHFNYIVTDSIECGIALEGSEVKSIKAGNISFGDSFAFIENGEVWLQNFHISEYSFSSVFNHEPDRKKKLLLHKDEIKRLQRKTEEKGFTLVPLEVYLKKGLVKINLGLCKGKKEFDKRAAIKDRDVKRDIAREFRNRLDG; from the coding sequence ATGGAAGAAGCACGAAAAACTGTCGCACAGAACAGAAAAGCACATTTCAACTATATTGTAACTGACTCTATCGAATGCGGAATCGCGCTTGAAGGCTCGGAAGTAAAATCCATAAAAGCCGGAAACATTTCATTCGGCGACAGTTTTGCTTTTATAGAAAACGGAGAAGTCTGGCTTCAGAACTTCCATATTTCAGAATATTCATTTTCTTCAGTGTTCAACCATGAGCCGGACAGAAAGAAAAAGCTTCTTCTTCACAAAGACGAAATCAAAAGGCTTCAGAGAAAAACAGAGGAAAAAGGATTCACTCTTGTTCCGCTTGAAGTTTACCTGAAAAAAGGGCTTGTAAAAATAAACCTCGGACTTTGCAAAGGAAAGAAAGAATTCGACAAGCGGGCCGCAATAAAAGACAGAGATGTAAAGCGCGACATTGCAAGGGAATTCAGAAACAGGCTGGACGGATAA
- the lepB gene encoding signal peptidase I, with protein sequence MKQNVGDYSFEYKKKQQIKFMHAVVFVVSVFVFISVFLNCILFSVFINSSSMETDVSKGGIVFVCPFLRNPSRGQVVYLSRMDGEKLSAGQKFLNAAVKFFTLQKYSPFGRNSRMTGKDTVRRVVALPGDSYYMKDFVLYVKPAGQSHYLTEFELASKPYNISIYSVPVEWDGMGCSGQMEEATLGKNEYFVLADNRIEGLDSRVYGKIPSSRIKGRVIWQCFPLGKMRLY encoded by the coding sequence ATGAAACAAAATGTCGGCGATTATTCATTTGAATATAAGAAAAAGCAGCAGATAAAATTCATGCATGCTGTTGTCTTTGTGGTTTCAGTCTTTGTTTTTATTTCAGTTTTTTTGAACTGCATTTTATTTTCAGTTTTTATAAATTCATCGTCAATGGAAACTGATGTGTCCAAGGGCGGAATTGTCTTTGTTTGTCCGTTTTTGCGAAATCCGTCGCGCGGGCAAGTTGTGTATCTTTCGCGCATGGACGGTGAAAAGCTTTCGGCTGGGCAGAAATTTTTAAATGCCGCGGTGAAATTTTTTACATTGCAAAAGTATTCGCCGTTTGGAAGAAATTCACGAATGACTGGAAAAGACACTGTAAGGCGCGTTGTGGCTCTTCCGGGAGATTCATACTACATGAAAGACTTTGTGCTTTATGTTAAGCCAGCCGGACAATCGCATTATCTTACTGAATTTGAACTTGCTTCAAAGCCTTACAATATAAGCATTTATTCAGTTCCTGTTGAATGGGACGGAATGGGCTGCTCGGGTCAGATGGAAGAAGCTACCTTGGGAAAAAACGAGTATTTTGTGCTTGCCGACAACCGCATAGAAGGCTTGGATTCCCGCGTTTATGGAAAAATTCCTTCGTCAAGGATAAAAGGCCGCGTAATCTGGCAGTGCTTTCCGCTTGGAAAAATGAGGCTCTACTGA
- the hemW gene encoding radical SAM family heme chaperone HemW: MNSAALYVHIPFCLKKCSYCDFFSVENSGRIDDLYLECLKNEAVFYAEKYKIDFWRTIYIGGGTPSLLSASQIEKLAIYLKNSCLCKNIPPLEFTLEMNPESVSKEKLDSAWKNGITRLSLGIQSLNENALRAVERHCSAEKAISALETVKNCWKGELSLDAIAGLPCQSEKEFLLSLEKIISYNPGHISLYTLTVEEKTPLARSISSGKINFDFDEADSQWISGRDLLLKNGFFQYEVSNFCREGKKSVHNGSYWAQKNYVGIGCSACGTFYGNKSFRWTNTENILEYENFWSKPFPSESKIPRNIEEFDLETREFEFLMMGLRTFEGLNSVEYKKNFCSVGPWRGDLEKRLEPVMKFGIKTTENPDSSKNFSLTEDSILFLNKILLEL, from the coding sequence ATGAACAGCGCGGCTTTATATGTCCACATTCCGTTCTGCTTAAAAAAATGCAGCTACTGTGACTTTTTCAGCGTGGAAAATTCCGGGCGCATAGACGATTTGTATCTTGAATGCTTGAAAAATGAAGCCGTTTTTTATGCTGAAAAATATAAAATTGATTTTTGGCGCACAATTTACATCGGAGGCGGCACTCCAAGCCTTTTGTCTGCCAGTCAGATTGAAAAACTTGCAATTTACTTGAAAAATTCCTGCCTTTGCAAAAATATTCCGCCTTTGGAATTTACGCTCGAAATGAATCCAGAGTCAGTTTCAAAAGAAAAACTTGATTCCGCCTGGAAAAACGGCATTACGCGCCTTTCACTTGGAATTCAGTCATTAAATGAAAATGCGTTGAGGGCAGTTGAGCGTCATTGCAGCGCGGAAAAGGCAATTTCGGCTTTGGAAACTGTAAAAAACTGCTGGAAGGGCGAGCTTAGCCTTGATGCGATTGCGGGGCTTCCTTGCCAGTCTGAAAAAGAATTTCTTTTGTCGCTTGAAAAAATAATTTCGTACAATCCGGGGCATATTTCGCTTTATACGCTTACAGTTGAGGAAAAAACGCCGCTTGCAAGAAGTATTTCGTCTGGAAAAATAAATTTTGACTTTGACGAGGCTGATTCCCAGTGGATTTCCGGGCGCGATTTGCTTTTGAAAAATGGATTTTTTCAGTATGAAGTTTCGAACTTTTGCCGTGAAGGAAAAAAAAGCGTTCACAACGGCTCTTACTGGGCGCAAAAAAATTATGTTGGCATTGGCTGTTCTGCCTGCGGAACTTTTTACGGAAACAAGAGTTTTCGCTGGACAAACACGGAAAATATTTTGGAATATGAAAATTTCTGGAGCAAGCCGTTTCCGTCTGAATCAAAAATTCCAAGAAATATAGAAGAATTCGACCTTGAAACGCGGGAGTTTGAGTTTTTGATGATGGGACTTAGGACTTTTGAAGGCTTGAATTCAGTTGAATATAAAAAAAACTTTTGTTCTGTTGGGCCGTGGCGTGGCGACTTGGAAAAACGCCTTGAGCCTGTAATGAAATTCGGCATTAAAACTACTGAAAATCCAGACAGCTCTAAGAATTTTTCACTTACAGAAGATTCAATCTTATTTTTGAACAAAATTCTGCTTGAGCTTTAG
- the dxs gene encoding 1-deoxy-D-xylulose-5-phosphate synthase, which yields MILNDIHSPEDLKLIPKKLLPSLAKEIRSKIIEVVGHNGGHLASNLGVVELSIALHRSFSSPQDAIIWDVSHQCYPHKILTGRYELFSSIRMKDGISGFTKIKESPHDYFDAGHASSSISSALGLLSAWELEGRKDKVVVVIGDGALTGGMAFEGLSHAGQLAKNLIVVVNDNQMSIDKNVGSISRYLSSLAFSDSYHGFRYKVDRLIDKIPYFNRWLGKVVFRLKRGLKGLFFTNNLFVDLGFEYTGPLNGHSIDEMERVFNRAKKIPRPVVIHVVTKKGKGYSPAENNPSVFHGVGPFNISDGIVEKFDNLSFTENFSNKIVEMAQADNRIVAITAAMSKGTGLDAFSRKFKDRFFDVGIAEEHAVTFAGGIAAGGLIPVVAIYSTFIQRSVDQIIEDIALQNRHVIIALDRAGAVPSDGETHQGIFDIALFRPVPNLSIISVAGKKDMELCLEWAVNKAQGPVVIRWPKMACPSELEPFSVTVEPGKGVLLQTTDFAPSISSFGQGENSWRKKVLLVCTGSVFSETLRAARALVLDGIDADIYSLRFIKPFDEKYFAGVAKLYYGIVFIEDGVKMGGISEWLESFVRGSPETSFLKTAVLAFPDRFVANGNREQILDEAGLSSEKIINAAKELMRI from the coding sequence TTGATTTTAAATGATATTCATTCGCCTGAAGATTTAAAGCTTATTCCAAAAAAGCTTCTTCCTTCACTGGCAAAAGAAATCCGCAGTAAGATTATAGAAGTTGTAGGGCATAATGGCGGACATCTTGCAAGCAACCTTGGCGTTGTGGAGCTTTCAATTGCCCTGCACAGAAGTTTTTCTAGTCCGCAAGATGCCATTATCTGGGATGTGAGCCATCAGTGCTATCCGCATAAAATTCTTACTGGTCGCTACGAGCTGTTTTCGTCAATAAGAATGAAGGACGGAATTTCTGGCTTTACAAAAATCAAGGAAAGTCCTCACGATTATTTTGATGCAGGACACGCTTCTTCTTCCATTTCATCTGCGTTGGGACTTTTGTCTGCCTGGGAACTTGAAGGAAGAAAAGACAAAGTTGTTGTTGTAATTGGCGATGGAGCTCTTACCGGCGGAATGGCTTTTGAAGGATTGAGTCACGCAGGTCAGCTTGCTAAAAATTTGATTGTTGTTGTAAATGACAACCAGATGTCGATTGACAAGAATGTCGGCTCAATTTCGCGTTATCTTTCCAGTCTTGCTTTTTCTGACAGCTATCACGGATTCCGCTATAAAGTTGACCGTCTTATCGATAAAATTCCTTATTTTAACCGCTGGCTTGGAAAAGTTGTTTTCAGGCTGAAACGCGGACTTAAAGGGCTTTTTTTTACAAATAATCTTTTTGTTGACCTTGGATTTGAATATACAGGACCTTTGAACGGACACAGCATTGACGAGATGGAGCGTGTTTTTAACCGTGCGAAAAAAATTCCGCGGCCAGTTGTAATTCATGTTGTTACAAAAAAAGGAAAAGGCTATAGTCCTGCTGAAAATAATCCGTCTGTCTTTCATGGAGTCGGGCCTTTTAATATAAGCGATGGAATTGTTGAAAAATTTGACAACTTGAGCTTTACAGAAAATTTCAGCAATAAAATTGTTGAAATGGCTCAGGCGGACAATAGGATTGTTGCAATTACTGCGGCAATGTCAAAGGGAACCGGGCTTGACGCTTTTTCAAGAAAATTTAAAGACAGATTTTTTGATGTTGGAATTGCAGAGGAGCACGCTGTAACTTTCGCAGGCGGAATTGCGGCTGGCGGACTGATTCCAGTTGTTGCAATTTATTCAACTTTTATTCAAAGAAGCGTTGACCAAATTATAGAAGACATTGCGCTGCAAAACAGGCACGTTATAATTGCGCTTGACCGAGCCGGAGCTGTTCCTTCTGACGGAGAAACTCATCAGGGAATTTTTGATATTGCGCTTTTCAGACCTGTTCCGAATCTTTCTATAATTTCCGTAGCTGGAAAAAAAGACATGGAGCTTTGCCTTGAGTGGGCGGTGAACAAAGCGCAAGGTCCTGTTGTAATCCGCTGGCCAAAAATGGCTTGTCCTTCCGAGCTTGAACCGTTTTCTGTTACTGTAGAGCCCGGAAAAGGCGTTCTTTTGCAGACTACGGATTTTGCACCGTCTATTTCTTCTTTTGGGCAGGGCGAGAATTCCTGGAGAAAAAAAGTGCTTTTGGTTTGCACTGGAAGCGTTTTTTCAGAAACATTGAGAGCAGCCCGCGCGCTTGTCTTGGACGGAATTGACGCTGACATTTATTCGCTTAGATTTATAAAGCCTTTTGATGAAAAATATTTTGCTGGCGTTGCAAAGCTTTATTACGGAATTGTTTTTATAGAAGACGGCGTAAAAATGGGCGGAATTTCAGAATGGCTTGAAAGTTTTGTGCGCGGTTCCCCTGAAACTTCATTTTTAAAAACTGCGGTTCTGGCTTTTCCTGACAGATTTGTTGCAAACGGAAACCGCGAGCAGATTCTGGACGAAGCTGGACTTTCTTCTGAAAAAATTATAAATGCTGCTAAGGAGCTAATGCGGATATGA
- the folP gene encoding dihydropteroate synthase, translated as MKTLNLASRKISTDFPAFVMGIVNCTPDSFFSGSRGGAERAFELIDEGVDILDLGGESTRPGSDYVSTEEEIKRIVPVIEEIRRKSDIPISVDTRKKSVMQAAFDSGADILNDISALEDDPELAFFAAEKKIPVILMHKRGIPSTMQADTEYKNIFNEVSSYLEQRAEFAIKNGIEKEKIIVDPGIGFGKNLEGNLNLISNCGFLCGGKFPVLMALSRKSCIGQVTGREVQDRLYGTLAADLISVLKGAFMVRVHDVAPCKDTLAVLKSLLKYESV; from the coding sequence ATGAAAACTTTAAATTTGGCTTCAAGAAAAATTTCAACAGATTTTCCGGCGTTTGTAATGGGAATTGTAAACTGCACTCCAGACAGTTTTTTCAGCGGAAGCAGAGGCGGCGCAGAACGTGCTTTTGAGCTTATTGATGAAGGTGTGGACATTCTTGATTTGGGCGGAGAATCCACGCGTCCCGGTTCAGATTATGTGAGCACGGAAGAAGAAATAAAACGCATTGTTCCCGTTATAGAAGAAATCCGCAGAAAAAGCGATATTCCAATTTCAGTTGACACAAGAAAAAAATCTGTTATGCAGGCTGCGTTCGATTCTGGCGCGGACATTTTAAACGATATTTCAGCATTGGAAGACGACCCGGAGCTTGCTTTTTTTGCCGCGGAAAAGAAAATTCCTGTGATTTTGATGCATAAGCGTGGAATTCCTTCCACAATGCAGGCGGACACAGAATACAAAAATATTTTTAACGAAGTCAGTTCGTATCTTGAGCAAAGAGCGGAATTTGCTATAAAAAACGGAATTGAAAAAGAAAAAATAATCGTAGATCCTGGAATTGGCTTTGGAAAAAATCTTGAAGGAAATTTGAATCTTATTTCAAACTGCGGCTTTCTTTGCGGCGGAAAATTTCCTGTGCTTATGGCGCTTTCAAGAAAATCCTGCATAGGACAGGTTACGGGGCGGGAAGTTCAGGACAGACTTTATGGAACTCTTGCCGCTGATTTGATTTCAGTTTTAAAAGGAGCTTTTATGGTTCGCGTGCATGACGTTGCTCCTTGTAAAGATACACTTGCTGTGTTAAAATCGCTTTTAAAGTATGAATCAGTTTGA
- the cdaA gene encoding diadenylate cyclase CdaA, producing the protein MNQFETLIKIYDFIRPVLDIGIITFLLYKAYQLITKTNAIQLIRAAVVVVLSYAVAVILQLRTLLWIFSVIAPGLMMAFAIVFQPELRKVFLKLGQAEWFTFGSRAKHSYVDSVLIAAEMLSKQKRGMLAVFMRRTKLDNILSTGTRLNADLSSSLLVTIFGHNTPLHDGACFIQGGKILAAGCFLPVSEQYDIKKTFGTRHRAALGLCEVSDCVVLVVSEETGAYSLAYDSKLHYDLTMDQVTRILERQLDITPDQQIIEDTIDEHKPITGKDN; encoded by the coding sequence ATGAATCAGTTTGAAACTTTAATAAAAATATATGATTTTATCAGGCCTGTCCTTGATATAGGAATTATTACATTTCTTCTGTACAAGGCTTACCAGCTTATAACAAAAACCAATGCGATTCAGCTTATAAGGGCTGCGGTCGTTGTGGTTCTTTCTTATGCGGTTGCAGTTATTCTTCAGCTTAGAACTTTGCTTTGGATTTTTTCGGTGATTGCGCCTGGACTTATGATGGCTTTTGCGATTGTTTTTCAGCCGGAGTTAAGAAAAGTTTTCCTTAAGCTTGGTCAGGCTGAATGGTTCACTTTCGGAAGCAGGGCGAAGCATTCTTACGTGGATTCAGTTCTTATTGCCGCTGAAATGCTTTCAAAGCAGAAGCGCGGAATGCTTGCTGTTTTTATGCGGCGCACAAAGCTTGACAATATTCTTTCCACAGGAACAAGGCTTAATGCAGACCTTTCTTCAAGTTTGCTTGTAACAATTTTCGGACATAATACGCCTTTACATGACGGAGCTTGTTTTATTCAGGGTGGAAAAATTCTTGCGGCTGGCTGTTTTCTTCCGGTAAGCGAGCAGTACGACATAAAAAAGACTTTTGGAACGCGTCATAGGGCGGCTTTGGGGCTTTGCGAGGTAAGCGACTGCGTTGTGCTTGTTGTAAGTGAAGAAACCGGCGCATACAGCCTTGCTTATGACTCAAAGCTTCATTATGACCTTACAATGGATCAAGTTACAAGAATTCTTGAACGTCAGCTGGATATTACTCCAGATCAGCAGATTATAGAGGATACAATTGATGAGCATAAACCAATTACTGGCAAAGATAACTAA
- a CDS encoding CdaR family protein yields MSINQLLAKITKNWPVKAICFVLAAMIYFFHQISLLDVKTFSVPLEVRAEGNMIPVSGLEQVKYIRVKVRTKRDQIASIMEKDLTAFIDISSQTKEGIYDFPVYVDLDEKIVQLDLEPLEIYNQPDNVKIQIKKKTTKAVPLYASVLGKPAHGYKALSAELEPSFVTLCGPASMVDSINKLPVGAVSIEGADASISKIVSPVNTNSYISILGEKNSIRVSVPVVIEGTVKEFKSVPVVLVNLSPSLAVSGDAVKIDFSVAGNLLDIEKVSPANFNVFADCAFITEPGIYEVPVQIDAPGNLTVSSQSFSVFVLNVVKSEQEEEIPIEEPEPEKKSTSSVLKVPVLS; encoded by the coding sequence ATGAGCATAAACCAATTACTGGCAAAGATAACTAAAAACTGGCCTGTAAAAGCAATCTGCTTTGTTCTGGCTGCGATGATTTATTTTTTCCATCAGATTTCACTTCTTGATGTAAAAACTTTTTCTGTGCCTCTTGAAGTCCGTGCTGAAGGAAACATGATTCCTGTTTCCGGGCTTGAGCAGGTAAAATACATAAGAGTAAAAGTCAGGACAAAACGCGACCAGATTGCTTCTATAATGGAAAAGGATTTGACTGCGTTTATAGATATTTCGTCCCAGACAAAAGAAGGAATTTACGATTTTCCTGTTTATGTTGACCTTGATGAAAAAATTGTGCAGCTTGATTTGGAGCCGCTTGAAATTTACAATCAGCCTGACAATGTGAAAATTCAGATTAAAAAGAAAACAACAAAAGCAGTTCCTCTTTACGCTTCTGTTTTGGGAAAGCCCGCGCATGGATACAAGGCGCTTTCTGCTGAGCTTGAGCCTTCGTTTGTAACTTTGTGCGGACCTGCGTCGATGGTGGATTCAATAAATAAGTTGCCGGTTGGAGCTGTTTCGATTGAAGGTGCGGACGCAAGTATTTCAAAAATTGTAAGTCCTGTAAATACAAATTCGTATATTTCAATTCTTGGTGAAAAAAATTCTATTAGAGTTTCTGTTCCAGTCGTGATTGAAGGAACTGTAAAAGAATTCAAGAGCGTTCCTGTTGTGCTTGTAAATCTTTCGCCAAGCCTTGCAGTTTCTGGAGACGCTGTTAAAATTGATTTTTCTGTAGCAGGAAATTTGCTTGATATTGAAAAAGTTTCCCCGGCGAATTTTAATGTTTTTGCCGACTGCGCTTTTATTACAGAGCCTGGAATTTATGAAGTTCCGGTTCAAATTGACGCTCCGGGAAATCTGACTGTTTCTTCGCAAAGTTTCAGCGTTTTTGTGCTGAACGTTGTAAAGTCGGAGCAGGAAGAAGAAATTCCTATAGAAGAGCCGGAGCCTGAAAAAAAATCAACAAGCTCAGTTTTGAAAGTTCCGGTTTTGTCGTAA
- the acpS gene encoding holo-ACP synthase, with protein sequence MIFGVGCDITKVSRFEKWVLSKDMISRFYNENERISESAGLQRKCEFYASRFAAKEAFSKALGTGIRGFNLNEVFISKDDNEKPEIKVLGNAKKLLEEKCGEKYKIHVSLSHEKEYALAFVAIEIIA encoded by the coding sequence ATGATTTTTGGTGTTGGCTGCGATATAACAAAAGTTTCTCGTTTTGAAAAATGGGTTTTATCCAAAGATATGATAAGCCGGTTTTACAACGAAAATGAACGTATTTCTGAAAGCGCAGGACTTCAGCGTAAATGCGAATTTTATGCGAGCCGTTTTGCGGCAAAAGAAGCATTTTCAAAAGCGCTTGGAACTGGAATTCGCGGATTCAATTTAAATGAAGTTTTTATTTCAAAAGACGATAATGAAAAGCCTGAAATAAAAGTTTTAGGAAACGCAAAAAAATTGCTTGAAGAAAAATGCGGTGAAAAATACAAAATCCATGTTTCGCTTAGCCATGAAAAAGAATATGCTTTGGCGTTCGTTGCAATCGAAATAATTGCGTAA
- a CDS encoding DUF2225 domain-containing protein, with the protein MATQFNRKTFLTEAEKKPAVSYWAKEDALCPVCRKKFRQELMHQGGGRTIAGNLTDELHRNYEPSKKYGRVYPLIYEIGCCPHCHTALFWKDFKDIKDPETFDRIMQDEQHRIKEVEAIFPHYDLNDERTLYDGTAMYYLALLCYEKADIAYAPTFKRAEISLRLAWLCNEIERVCPDHNYGYIAQVFYRKALFFYQQTLINETGRIESIESVANFGPDTDKNYGYDGVIYLSGLLEYKYGQRENQELRLKKLDESKKAIARIFGLGKSSKAKPGPLLEVAKSLYDKMTSELSSNNIFSEDD; encoded by the coding sequence ATGGCAACGCAATTCAATAGAAAAACTTTTTTAACAGAAGCTGAAAAAAAGCCCGCGGTTTCTTATTGGGCAAAAGAAGATGCTTTGTGTCCAGTCTGCCGCAAAAAATTCAGGCAAGAACTTATGCATCAAGGTGGCGGCAGAACTATCGCAGGAAATCTTACTGACGAGCTTCATAGAAATTACGAGCCTTCAAAAAAATACGGAAGAGTTTATCCGCTTATTTATGAAATCGGCTGCTGTCCTCATTGCCACACCGCTTTGTTTTGGAAAGATTTCAAGGACATAAAAGACCCGGAAACTTTTGACAGAATTATGCAGGATGAGCAGCATAGAATAAAAGAAGTTGAAGCGATTTTTCCGCATTACGATTTAAATGACGAGCGGACTTTGTACGACGGAACTGCAATGTATTATCTTGCGCTTCTTTGCTATGAGAAGGCAGACATTGCTTACGCTCCGACTTTTAAGCGCGCTGAAATTTCTTTGCGGCTTGCCTGGCTTTGCAATGAAATTGAACGAGTTTGCCCGGATCATAATTATGGTTATATCGCTCAGGTTTTTTACAGAAAGGCTTTGTTTTTTTATCAGCAGACTTTGATTAATGAAACTGGACGAATTGAATCAATAGAATCTGTTGCAAACTTTGGTCCTGACACTGATAAAAACTATGGCTACGATGGCGTGATTTATTTAAGCGGACTTTTGGAATACAAGTATGGTCAGCGAGAAAATCAAGAACTTAGGCTGAAAAAACTTGATGAAAGCAAAAAGGCGATTGCAAGAATTTTCGGATTGGGAAAATCCAGCAAGGCAAAACCAGGCCCGCTTCTTGAAGTTGCAAAATCGCTTTATGACAAAATGACTTCCGAGCTTTCTTCTAATAATATTTTCAGCGAAGATGACTAA
- the truA gene encoding tRNA pseudouridine(38-40) synthase TruA, translated as MTNILLTVSYDGTDFCGWQRQDKSDNGSPVRTVQGEIENALFKMLKVPVKLSGSGRTDSGVHAVGQAANFESPIDTIPCENYVRALNGILPQDIRILKARVVEKDFSSRFCATSRLYRYFIQTKNPPLASESRYRWFIPFRPEIDSLNEICTCLRGEIDCASFAASGDSSLSTKRYIDNAFFYWDKENTDLLVFQIEANAFLWKMVRSITGTLIQLAQKKCSPDEFKKILESRDRTKAGITAPPTGLFLWEVKFDGIRRHV; from the coding sequence ATGACTAATATTCTTCTTACAGTTTCTTATGACGGAACTGATTTTTGCGGCTGGCAAAGACAGGACAAATCTGACAATGGAAGTCCAGTCCGCACAGTTCAGGGCGAAATTGAAAACGCGCTTTTTAAAATGCTGAAAGTTCCTGTAAAACTTTCTGGCAGCGGAAGAACCGACAGCGGAGTTCATGCGGTGGGGCAGGCTGCAAATTTTGAATCTCCAATTGATACAATTCCCTGCGAAAATTATGTGCGGGCTTTAAATGGAATTCTTCCGCAGGACATAAGAATTTTAAAAGCACGTGTAGTTGAAAAAGATTTCAGCTCAAGATTTTGCGCGACTTCAAGATTGTACAGATATTTTATCCAGACAAAAAATCCGCCTCTTGCAAGTGAAAGCCGCTACAGATGGTTCATTCCGTTCCGCCCGGAAATTGATTCTTTAAATGAAATATGCACTTGTCTTCGCGGTGAAATTGACTGCGCTTCGTTTGCAGCTTCTGGAGATTCAAGCCTTTCAACAAAAAGATATATTGATAACGCGTTTTTTTACTGGGACAAGGAAAATACTGATTTGCTTGTTTTTCAAATTGAAGCAAATGCTTTTCTTTGGAAAATGGTCAGATCCATTACAGGCACTCTTATTCAGCTTGCGCAGAAAAAATGCAGCCCGGACGAATTTAAAAAAATTCTTGAAAGCCGCGACAGAACTAAAGCCGGAATTACCGCGCCGCCAACCGGACTTTTTTTGTGGGAAGTAAAATTTGATGGAATCCGCCGCCATGTTTAA
- a CDS encoding NUDIX domain-containing protein codes for MSKVSIACIALLNGKILVAHRNPTGQMGGRWEFPGGKVEPGETDKEAVVREIKEEFGITVEVGEKIAETSFVHNEENVLLHAYRIFVPHDGIEKKYILTEHTEYNWIPIEDVEKLNFVDSDLLLYPKVKSYILEELKK; via the coding sequence ATGTCAAAAGTTTCCATAGCATGTATAGCTTTGTTAAACGGAAAAATTCTTGTTGCCCACAGAAATCCTACAGGTCAAATGGGCGGACGCTGGGAATTTCCAGGCGGAAAAGTTGAGCCGGGTGAAACAGACAAAGAAGCTGTTGTCCGTGAAATAAAAGAAGAATTCGGAATTACTGTTGAAGTTGGAGAAAAAATCGCAGAAACTTCTTTTGTTCATAACGAAGAAAATGTTCTTTTGCATGCATATAGAATTTTTGTTCCGCATGATGGAATTGAAAAAAAATATATTTTAACAGAGCACACAGAATATAATTGGATTCCGATTGAAGATGTTGAAAAACTGAATTTTGTGGACAGCGACCTTCTTCTTTATCCAAAGGTAAAATCTTATATTCTTGAGGAACTGAAAAAATGA
- a CDS encoding helix-turn-helix transcriptional regulator yields MKKTERNLAATFARNLKFFRQKCNYSQEKLAELIDVSPATISNYETGEMWPSRQNLANLVEVLKIHPYQLFIDFSKDLDFLKLDIIERVEIAFDAPEEGFSTSAKRVRK; encoded by the coding sequence ATGAAAAAAACTGAAAGAAATCTTGCTGCCACGTTTGCAAGAAATTTAAAGTTTTTCAGGCAAAAATGCAATTATTCACAGGAAAAACTTGCTGAGCTTATAGACGTTTCTCCTGCTACAATTTCAAATTACGAAACTGGGGAAATGTGGCCTTCACGTCAGAATTTGGCAAATCTTGTTGAAGTTCTAAAAATCCATCCTTATCAGCTTTTTATAGATTTTTCCAAAGACCTTGACTTCTTAAAACTTGATATTATTGAAAGAGTTGAAATCGCTTTTGATGCGCCGGAAGAAGGTTTTTCTACATCCGCAAAAAGAGTAAGAAAATAA
- a CDS encoding ATP-binding protein, translated as MEEFKELRSDGNDPLFDKTNMLYKAFPSNFRQIRYFTLLIVQSAPLEIKEINLLEQQISEVIKNAVKHGNNCDLNKQVHVWYSFSPSHAHIIVEDEGEGFKDLEKWNEFNKKRLDCLHNSNFEELSNYVSFRTKKSDEQDGGNALFAALEYWNGGFVYNDKRNGVAMLKRFQQKRHGVAVDGE; from the coding sequence ATGGAAGAATTCAAAGAGCTTCGTTCAGATGGCAATGACCCATTATTTGACAAAACAAATATGCTTTACAAGGCATTTCCGTCAAACTTCAGGCAGATTCGCTACTTTACACTTTTGATTGTGCAGTCAGCTCCTCTTGAAATCAAGGAAATAAACCTTCTTGAGCAGCAGATAAGCGAAGTTATTAAAAACGCAGTAAAACATGGAAATAACTGCGATTTAAATAAGCAGGTTCACGTTTGGTATTCTTTTAGCCCGTCCCACGCTCATATCATCGTTGAAGATGAAGGCGAAGGATTTAAGGATTTGGAAAAATGGAATGAATTCAACAAAAAGCGTTTGGATTGTCTTCATAATTCAAATTTTGAAGAACTTTCAAACTATGTTTCATTCCGTACAAAAAAATCTGACGAACAGGACGGCGGAAACGCTCTCTTTGCAGCTTTGGAATACTGGAACGGCGGATTCGTATACAATGACAAGCGTAATGGCGTTGCGATGCTTAAGAGATTCCAGCAGAAACGTCATGGTGTTGCTGTAGACGGAGAATAA